Sequence from the Candidatus Hydrogenedentota bacterium genome:
TGCTTCGTGGCAGGCGTGGGCAGCGGCGGAACCCTGCAAGGAGTGGGCAAGTTCTTGAAAGAACACAAACCTGATGTTAAAGTTATAGCGGTGGAACCCAAAAATGTATCCGCACTCTTGGGACATGAACCGGGACTCCACCAAATACAAGGCATTGGAGACGGCTTCATTCCTGCAGTCCTTGATGTATCGCTGGTCGATGATGTCATCGAAGTGACCGATCAAGACGCCATTGATACGACCCGAGAACTGGGAGCCCGACACGGTCTTTTGGTCGGTATCTCCTCCGGCGCAAACATATGGGCCGCCCAACAAATCGCCAAGCGCATACCCGGAAAGATTGTCAGCATCTTACCCGACAGAGCAGAACGGTACTTCAGCACATCCTTGATGTAATCAAAGGCTTTGAAATAGCCATAACAATAGATCCGCGTACAGAGCACGCCACGAAACATGTTGTACGCGGATCTTTAATTGTAGATCAAAGAAAGTTATTCAGCGCTGACAGGCGCCCAGCAACGATCGTAGAAAGCAGCGGTCTGTCCTTGAAGCAGGGCAAGCCGAGCCGCCGCATCTCCATCACCGGCAGCATGGCGGATCATGAGTCTTCCTTCTTCAAAACACATCTCATCATGCTGCGGCAATATTTCGCGCAGCAGGAAATGGGTGTACCGAACAAGGCGATAAGGACCGTAGGCGCGCTGTATGTCGCCCACCGGTGTTTCCACCGCTACAGAACGCATGTCGCGGACGGAAGCAATGAGATCGGCAACCTCAAGGCTGGGCGAGAAACATACGGTATAATAGCGCCCGAAAGCTTCGCTGGTTTCCAAACCATGGGTGTCACTGATGCCACAGACGGGGATGCGCCGACCTTTGGCACGTTCCTCTTCATACCGGGCAATTTGCAAGCCATTGATATCATTTTTTGCGATCCACTCGCGATGGTCACCGCTGATCAATTCTAAACAATCAAAGGTATTATCCTCGAAAAATTGATTCAACAGGGCTTCATCCACATTGTTGCGGTTTCCCGTCACCCAATAAGGATGGGCAAGCATGGCGAGACCCTTTCGCTCACGGATCCGTTCCACGACCCAGTTGCAGGCGGCATAATGGAAACGATTCACTCCCTCCGGCGTGGGCGGCAAGGATTCCATCAATTCAGCCACTTCTTTGCGATAGGTGGAATCATCCGCTTTATACAATTCCGTGATGCCCGAGTCTCCACCGAAATTGACGATGTGCACCGGGTTATCGGGAGAGTGGACTTCTTCTCCATCATAAATGCGTAGATCCAAAGCGACGCCATCATAGGCTTTTCTGGCAATAGCCGATGATCCAATAAAACGATGATCGGTCAGCGCCATAAAGTGAAAGCCCAATCGACGACCGGCGCTGGTCATATAGGCGGGAGACTCGACACCGTCGGAATAATTGGTGTGCATGTGTATATCGCCCTTATAAGGACGCATCTTATAAAGATCTTCATTTAACGAATAAATATGAAAATCACCCAAAGTCTTTTTCCGTGTATCACAAGTCTGAACAATGATCAAGGAATGTTCCTGTTCCGACTCAAAATAAGCGGTAAAACGGACGCGCCCATTTTCGGGCACAACAGCCACCTTCGTGCCTGCAGCCAAACCCCCGTCCTGAGACAACTTCATCATGGGCGTGTAAGTAAGTTCATAGGTGCAATTCTCTTGGAATTGAACATGTTCAAAAAGCGGCACGATTTCCACGGTCGATTCCTGATCTGCAGGCACGATTTTAGGCCACACATCGAAAAACCGATTTTCCAATTTAATCATGGATCCACTCGGCAATCGGGGACAGGTGAGTTGTCCGGCGTGGACACTGCACACGAGAAGCAGCATAATGACCGATACGAGCGTGATAAAACGTTTCATTCCTACTTCCTTTCTTTTGGGCTGATGACCAAGAACAATACAGAATCATCTACTTTATCATGTATCACGATTGCCGTCAAATACGAGAAGAGACAAAAAAAAACCGCCCCCAATGAAGGGGGCGGCAAATAGGCAAAAGAGGTATTGGTTTATACACCTTTAACTTCGATGGTAGCACCGGCTTCTTCAAGTTCTGCACGGAGGGCGTCCGCCTCTTCCTTGCTGACTTTTTCTTTAATGGTGGACGGAGCTTTATCAACCAGGTCTTTGGCTTCTTTGAGTCCGAGTCCGGTTTTGTCTTTCACGATCTTGATGACGCCGATCTTCTGAGAACCGAAGTCCTTCAGAATAACGTCGAATTCGGTGGGCTCTTCAGCGGCGGCAGCTTCGCCACCGGCGGCAGGCATGGCGCCCATCATCATGGGGGCGGCAGCAGTTACGCCGAACTTATCTTCGAGGGCTGTTACCAATTCGCTGAGTTCCAGCACGGTCAATTCCGCAATGCTATCGATAATGGTGTCAAGTTTTTCTGACATGATTCTATTTCCTTGTTTTTTATTAAAGTAAAGGTTAATGGTTGAGTAAGTAAAGTTACATAAATAAGGGTTAAGCGGCAGGCTCTTCTTCTTTCTGTTTACGAATTTGATCAAGAGCATTGACCAAATTACGGGGCAGCGCGTTAAGCACACCAACCGAATTGCGCAAGGGCATGGCAATCGTACCGACGACCTGAGCAATCAATTGTTCGCGAGACGGCAAGTCGGCCAAAGCGTTCAGCTGATCCGCTGAAACCACCGAACCGCTCAACACACCACCGCGCATCACAATAAACGGCACTTCTTTCGAAAAGTCTTTCAGAATTTTAGCCGGTGAAACAGGATCCGACGAGAAAGCCCAAGACGTGGGCCCTTCCATCATGGGGGAAGCAGATTCAAAGTTCAGGTCTGCCAAAGCGATCGAGGCAAGCGTATTTTTATACACTTTGAATTTCACGCCCGCTTCACGCAACTGCTTGCGCAATTCCGTGGCCTGAGCTACGTTCAATCCCACGTACTGTGTCATAATAGACACTTGACTATTGCTGATATTTTCTTTAATCTCAGCGACGATTTGTTCCTTTTCCGGAGTAGGCAAAAAAATCACCTCCTTATCAAATAAAGTGAGCATCTGCCTATCGGTTTGCGGAACTCAACAAAAAAGCCCACGCAGTCATAAAGACAGCATGGGCGGAATGGTTTTGCATCACAACAACATCCGCGGTCTCTGCAGGAAATTAAGACCTTTCGGTCACCGGCTGTCTCCGACCAGCAGTGCAGTTAAACATACACAGCTGAAGTGTATCAAAAAATGGCGTATCAGCGCAACTTTATGAAGGACCATTCCCGGAAGTTTGTTTACAATGAGGTCATTATACTCATCCTGAACAAGGAGTACCCCTGCATGAAACTAATTACATCCCGTCATGGGTGGCCCATTATTGCACTGGCTATCCTTTGTCCAAATGCATGGAACTGGAACCCAACCGCAATTTAGGGCTCACCAATTACGCCATCATGCTCAACACAGCAAAACGCTATAAAGAGAGCTTTGAAATAACCACATCCTTTGTGGAAAAGCTACCGTCCTCGCCGGTCGTTCTCAATTTGCACGAAGCCGCACTGGCAGGAAATCTGCCTTTTGAAGAAGCGAAAACTTTTTTAACGCTTTAGAAATCCAACCCACACATAACCTATACAAGCATGCCCTTGTGCAAATCGAAGCGCAATAAAGCATGCCCGGTGATTCCACAAACCGACAGATAGGTCTAGGAAGCGATCCTTAACATCGCCACAGCCAATTGCCGACGCTGCCGAGATCCCTCCCTAAATAACAGTCCGTCCCGAAGATAAAAAGTCCCATGAGAACGCGAAGTGTCTCATGGGACTTATGCACAAATCCAGCTATTACTTAGGGACAAAAAGCCCCTCGCTTAAGCCTTATTCTTTTTTCGGCTGACGCGGAAAGCGCCGCCCGCAGCAAGTGACAGTGCCAAGGCACCCAAGCTTATCAATCCGGCAGTGGGAATACCAATGCCGTGATATACGGTGAAGGGACCTACCACAAGCCGGCCGCCTTCATTGCCCGTTATATCTTCGCCAATGGCGTCCGTAACATGGACTTCGTATTGCCCTTCCATCGCCTCCGTGTAGGGATCGAAACGCAGCGTTTGGGTCGCCGTACCGGCATACATGCCGGGTCCCAAATAATTGCTGGGATAGAGCCCATCGGACAAGGCGATCAGATCATGTGTATCGGGATCAATGCGCTACCATTGGTAGCTGCGAGCTCCAAATCCGCCGTCTACGGTCAATGCCATCTCATAACTATCCCCTTCCCGCAAGGTGATATTGTCAATATCCACTGCAGAAAGCGGCGCACGCACTTCCAAATTCGCCGTATTGGAAGACAGGGTGACAAGCTGACCGAAAACATCATCGTAAACCACCACATTATAGGGCGTGAATCCAATCTCGTGATCAGCAGGATCTACCGTGTGGAAAACACTGTTTGGACTCGTTGAATCAGA
This genomic interval carries:
- the rplL gene encoding 50S ribosomal protein L7/L12 is translated as MMSEKLDTIIDSIAELTVLELSELVTALEDKFGVTAAAPMMMGAMPAAGGEAAAAEEPTEFDVILKDFGSQKIGVIKIVKDKTGLGLKEAKDLVDKAPSTIKEKVSKEEADALRAELEEAGATIEVKGV
- the rplJ gene encoding 50S ribosomal protein L10, with translation MPTPEKEQIVAEIKENISNSQVSIMTQYVGLNVAQATELRKQLREAGVKFKVYKNTLASIALADLNFESASPMMEGPTSWAFSSDPVSPAKILKDFSKEVPFIVMRGGVLSGSVVSADQLNALADLPSREQLIAQVVGTIAMPLRNSVGVLNALPRNLVNALDQIRKQKEEEPAA